Sequence from the Candidatus Omnitrophota bacterium genome:
CCGATATGATTATCAGCAAGGGGCAGGGTAATTTTGAGTCATTATCGCAGGAAAAAAGGCCTATTTTCTTTCTCTTTATGGTGAAGTGCTCTGTGGTCTCGAAGGAAACAGGGTGCAGGATGGGGTCTATAGTATTATTCAATAGCGCGAAAGGATCCGGAAAGATGCGATATGCCGCCCTGTTCAGGCGACGGTATTTGTAAAAGATGAAGTTAGTTACTAAAAATATACATTACGCGATTAAGTCGCTTCTTTATTTTGCTCAGCGCCCCGCTAAAGTGATTACCGTAAGTGAGCTGGTGAAGAAATTAAAGATGCGCAGAGCCTTTTTAAGAAGAATTTTACAGGCTTTAAGTAAGCATAAGGTGTTAGACTCTTTAAGGGGAAGTGGCGGCGGTTTTATCTTAAATTTAAGTCCGGAAAAAATACGTATTATCGATATAGTGACTATTTTTCGAAATGAAGCAAATGTCATTGGCTGTTTATTAGAAAAGGGTATCTGCCCGCAACCCGATAAATGTTTATTAATGCGAAAGTTAACGAATATTGAGTTTCAATTAAATAATACATTAAGCCAGCTTACTATAGCAAAACTGCTTAAGAGTGTTAGCAACCAGATTAGAAAAGATCAAATTTGCCTGAAAGGCGGGTTAAATAAATGAAAATAAAGGTTCTCTTTGATAAAGGGGCTTTAGATAAAAACCTTCGGACAGGCTGGGGCGTTTCGTTTTTGATTGATGACAGAATATTATTTGATACCGGCGAAAAGGGGGAGTGGCTGCTTGAGAATATGCGGGTTTTAGAGGTTGCTATTGATAAAATTGAGGCCGTGGTGATTTCGCATGACCACTGGGATCATTGGGGAGGC
This genomic interval carries:
- a CDS encoding Rrf2 family transcriptional regulator; this translates as MKLVTKNIHYAIKSLLYFAQRPAKVITVSELVKKLKMRRAFLRRILQALSKHKVLDSLRGSGGGFILNLSPEKIRIIDIVTIFRNEANVIGCLLEKGICPQPDKCLLMRKLTNIEFQLNNTLSQLTIAKLLKSVSNQIRKDQICLKGGLNK